From Streptosporangium album, the proteins below share one genomic window:
- the purS gene encoding phosphoribosylformylglycinamidine synthase subunit PurS, whose amino-acid sequence MARVIVDVMLKPEILDAQGQAIARALPRLGFSGVSAVRQGKRFEVEIEGPADEAALSDVRKMAETLLANTVIEDYTVTVES is encoded by the coding sequence GTGGCGCGCGTCATCGTCGACGTCATGCTGAAGCCCGAGATTCTCGACGCGCAGGGCCAGGCGATCGCCCGCGCGCTCCCTCGGCTCGGCTTCTCCGGTGTCTCAGCGGTACGGCAGGGCAAGCGGTTCGAGGTGGAGATCGAGGGTCCCGCCGACGAGGCCGCGCTTTCGGACGTCCGGAAGATGGCCGAAACCCTGCTGGCCAACACCGTGATCGAGGACTACACGGTGACTGTGGAGTCGTAG
- a CDS encoding ATP-binding protein: MDIEFALALPREAIGIPMVRRALGDSLRSLGVTEDCVSDILLAVTEACANAVRHGGPANRYEVEAAIGNGRCDVRIIDNGHGLMRVPEQYPPADTENGRGILIMQAVVDEISFDIAPGRGTTVHLRKHLDWDDDAAFLRRPMLAAV, from the coding sequence GTGGATATCGAGTTCGCGTTGGCTCTGCCGAGGGAGGCCATCGGCATTCCGATGGTCCGCAGGGCGTTGGGCGACTCTTTACGGTCGCTCGGCGTCACCGAGGACTGCGTGTCCGACATCCTGCTCGCGGTCACCGAGGCGTGTGCCAACGCGGTGCGCCACGGCGGCCCCGCCAACCGCTACGAGGTCGAGGCGGCGATCGGCAACGGCCGCTGCGACGTCCGCATCATCGACAACGGCCACGGCCTCATGAGGGTGCCTGAGCAGTATCCCCCGGCGGACACCGAGAACGGCCGGGGCATCCTCATCATGCAGGCCGTGGTGGACGAGATCAGCTTCGACATCGCGCCCGGCCGGGGCACCACCGTGCACCTGCGCAAGCACCTCGACTGGGACGACGACGCCGCCTTCCTCCGCCGCCCGATGCTCGCCGCCGTGTGA
- the purQ gene encoding phosphoribosylformylglycinamidine synthase subunit PurQ, producing MSAARVGVVTFPGTLDDQDAARAVRHAGGEAVPLWHADPDLKSVDAVFLPGGFSYGDYLRCGAISRFAPLMEELIPAARAGLPVLGTCNGFQILCEAHLLPGALMRNAGLHYVCRDQGIRVENTATPWTSDFTEGQEIVLPVKHGEGRYVADEATLSALEAGGQVVFRYAGGNPNGSLNDIAGIRNEAGNIVGLMPHPEHAVEDLTGAPSTDGRGFFSSILKKLVNL from the coding sequence ATGAGTGCTGCCCGCGTGGGCGTCGTCACTTTTCCCGGAACTCTTGACGATCAGGACGCGGCCCGCGCCGTGCGGCACGCGGGCGGCGAAGCCGTCCCGCTGTGGCACGCGGATCCCGATCTCAAAAGTGTGGACGCGGTCTTCCTGCCAGGCGGGTTCTCCTACGGGGACTACCTGCGGTGCGGGGCGATCTCCAGGTTCGCCCCTCTGATGGAGGAGCTGATCCCCGCCGCCAGGGCCGGGCTCCCCGTTCTGGGCACCTGCAACGGCTTCCAGATCCTCTGTGAGGCCCACCTGCTGCCCGGGGCGCTGATGCGCAACGCCGGGCTGCACTATGTCTGCCGTGACCAGGGCATCCGGGTGGAGAACACCGCCACCCCGTGGACGTCGGACTTCACCGAGGGCCAGGAGATCGTCCTGCCGGTCAAGCACGGCGAGGGCCGCTACGTCGCCGACGAGGCGACCCTGAGCGCGCTCGAGGCGGGTGGCCAGGTCGTCTTCCGCTATGCCGGAGGCAACCCCAACGGCTCCCTGAACGACATCGCGGGGATCCGCAACGAGGCGGGGAACATCGTCGGCCTCATGCCGCACCCCGAGCACGCGGTCGAGGACCTCACCGGCGCTCCGAGCACGGACGGCCGCGGATTCTTCTCCTCCATCCTGAAGAAGCTGGTGAACCTGTGA
- the purL gene encoding phosphoribosylformylglycinamidine synthase subunit PurL, which translates to MNLDTVKRAEDTPDERQPYVELGMKTEEYDRVREILGRRPTGSELAIYSVMWSEHCSYKSSKVHLRQFGTKAPASEALLVGMGENAGVVDIGDGWAATFKIESHNHPSYVEPHQGAATGVGGIVRDIMSMGARPIAVMDALRFGAADAHDTRRVLPGVVEGISHYGNCLGLPNIGGEVVFDPCYIGNPLVNALCVGLLRKDQIKLATAPGPGNKVVLFGALTGPDGIGGASVLASATFEDESQAKRPSVQVGDPFMEKLLIECCLELYQADVVVGIQDLGAAGVSCATTELAAKGTGGMDVRLEEVPLRDPSLRPEEILMSESQERMMAVVTPDDIDAFMAICAKWDIPATVIGEVTDSGRLVMTWYGETIVDIPPGTAADDGPVYERPFHEPAGQAALNADDPARLARPDDLRATLLELLGSPNLASKEWVTSQYDRYVRGNTVLAQPADAGVLRISEVMPGAEETTRGIALSTDGNGRYARLDPYAGAQLALAEAYRNVAVTGSRPLAVTNCLNFGSPEDPEVMWQFAEATRGLADACKILGVPVTGGNVSFYNQTGSTPIHPTPVVGVLGVIDDVATRVRSGFTGPDEKIVLLGATEEEFGGSEWAHVAHGHLGGLPPQANLEAERALGTVLAEAASQGLLTGSHDLSDGGLGIALAEACLARGVGCTVSLTGDDAFVDLFSESPARALVTVAPESFEAFAELCAAHEVPCYGLGTTGGTSLTVGGVLDVPVTELRQTHASTLPGIFG; encoded by the coding sequence ATGAACCTGGACACCGTCAAGCGGGCCGAGGACACCCCCGACGAGCGTCAGCCGTACGTCGAGCTGGGGATGAAGACCGAGGAGTACGACCGGGTCCGCGAGATCCTCGGTCGTCGGCCCACGGGCTCCGAGCTGGCCATCTACAGCGTCATGTGGAGCGAGCACTGCTCCTACAAGTCCTCCAAGGTGCACCTGCGCCAGTTCGGCACCAAGGCCCCCGCCTCCGAGGCCCTGCTCGTCGGCATGGGCGAGAACGCCGGTGTCGTCGACATCGGCGACGGCTGGGCCGCCACCTTCAAGATCGAGTCACACAACCACCCGTCCTACGTGGAGCCGCACCAGGGTGCGGCGACGGGTGTCGGCGGCATCGTCCGCGACATCATGTCGATGGGCGCCCGGCCGATCGCGGTGATGGACGCGCTGCGGTTCGGCGCGGCCGACGCCCACGACACCCGGCGGGTGCTGCCCGGTGTGGTCGAGGGCATCAGCCACTACGGCAACTGCCTGGGCCTGCCCAACATCGGCGGCGAGGTCGTCTTCGACCCCTGCTACATCGGCAACCCGCTGGTCAACGCGCTCTGCGTGGGCCTGCTCCGCAAGGACCAGATCAAGCTGGCGACCGCCCCCGGACCGGGCAACAAGGTCGTGCTGTTCGGCGCGCTGACCGGCCCCGACGGCATCGGCGGCGCGTCCGTCCTGGCCTCGGCCACGTTCGAGGACGAGTCGCAGGCCAAGCGCCCCAGCGTCCAGGTGGGCGACCCGTTCATGGAGAAGCTGCTGATCGAGTGCTGCCTGGAGCTGTACCAGGCGGACGTCGTCGTCGGCATCCAGGATCTCGGCGCGGCCGGTGTCTCCTGCGCGACCACCGAGCTCGCGGCCAAGGGCACCGGCGGCATGGACGTCAGGCTGGAGGAGGTCCCGCTGCGCGACCCGTCGCTGCGGCCCGAAGAGATCCTGATGAGCGAGTCGCAGGAACGCATGATGGCCGTCGTCACGCCCGACGACATCGATGCCTTCATGGCGATCTGCGCCAAGTGGGACATCCCGGCGACCGTGATCGGCGAGGTCACCGACTCCGGCCGCCTGGTGATGACCTGGTACGGCGAGACCATCGTGGACATCCCGCCGGGCACCGCGGCCGACGACGGCCCGGTCTACGAGCGGCCGTTCCACGAGCCGGCCGGTCAGGCCGCGCTCAACGCCGACGACCCCGCGCGGCTGGCCCGCCCCGACGACCTGAGGGCGACGCTGCTGGAGCTCCTCGGCTCGCCGAACCTGGCGTCCAAGGAGTGGGTGACCTCCCAGTACGACCGCTATGTCCGGGGTAACACCGTGCTGGCCCAGCCCGCCGACGCCGGTGTGCTGCGCATCAGCGAGGTCATGCCGGGCGCCGAGGAGACGACCCGGGGCATCGCGCTGTCGACGGACGGCAACGGCCGCTACGCCCGGCTCGACCCGTACGCCGGCGCGCAGCTCGCGCTGGCCGAGGCCTACCGCAACGTGGCGGTGACCGGCTCCCGGCCGCTCGCGGTGACCAACTGCCTCAACTTCGGCTCTCCCGAGGACCCCGAGGTCATGTGGCAGTTCGCCGAGGCCACGCGCGGCCTGGCCGACGCCTGCAAAATCCTGGGCGTGCCGGTCACCGGCGGCAACGTCTCCTTCTACAACCAGACGGGATCCACCCCGATCCACCCGACCCCGGTCGTGGGCGTGCTGGGCGTGATCGACGACGTGGCCACGCGGGTGCGGAGTGGCTTCACCGGCCCGGATGAGAAGATCGTCCTGCTCGGCGCGACGGAGGAGGAGTTCGGCGGCTCCGAGTGGGCCCACGTGGCCCACGGTCACCTCGGCGGCCTGCCGCCCCAGGCCAACCTGGAGGCCGAGCGCGCGCTGGGGACCGTCCTGGCCGAGGCGGCTTCCCAGGGCCTGCTGACCGGCTCCCACGACCTGTCCGACGGCGGCCTGGGGATCGCCCTGGCCGAGGCCTGCCTCGCCCGGGGAGTCGGCTGCACGGTCTCCCTGACGGGTGACGACGCGTTCGTCGACCTGTTCAGCGAGTCGCCGGCCCGCGCGCTGGTGACCGTGGCACCGGAGAGCTTCGAGGCCTTCGCCGAGCTCTGCGCCGCCCACGAGGTCCCCTGCTACGGCCTGGGCACCACCGGTGGCACCTCGCTGACCGTCGGAGGCGTCCTGGACGTCCCGGTCACCGAGCTCCGCCAGACCCACGCGTCCACCCTGCCGGGCATCTTCGGCTGA
- a CDS encoding TetR/AcrR family transcriptional regulator, which translates to MGKLTREAVVEQALEIGSAEGLQAVTIRRLAQELGVTPMALYWHFKNKEQLLIGMADHLIEGFVIAEDHARPWQEQLRELVTGLVRVLRHYPCAAAVLEEVDHMTVPNFLRVWDTALGLAKQAGFSYEENCLISKYLLQGAIALAAGPMSRRPSASSEERAECLRVKRATLQSLPPDVYPHIVEMAGPLIDGGTTELYDTFGVDILMTGIETMAARLRTG; encoded by the coding sequence ATGGGAAAACTGACGCGTGAGGCCGTCGTCGAGCAGGCGCTGGAGATCGGCTCGGCCGAAGGACTCCAGGCGGTGACCATCCGGCGACTCGCTCAGGAGCTGGGGGTCACCCCGATGGCGCTGTACTGGCACTTCAAGAACAAGGAGCAGCTGCTCATCGGTATGGCGGACCACCTGATCGAGGGGTTCGTGATCGCCGAGGATCACGCCAGGCCGTGGCAGGAGCAGCTCCGCGAACTCGTCACCGGTCTGGTCAGGGTGCTGCGCCACTACCCGTGCGCGGCGGCCGTGCTGGAGGAGGTGGACCACATGACCGTGCCGAACTTCCTGCGGGTGTGGGACACCGCGCTCGGCCTGGCCAAGCAGGCGGGGTTCTCCTACGAGGAGAACTGCCTGATCTCCAAATATCTGCTCCAGGGCGCGATCGCCCTGGCCGCCGGTCCGATGAGCCGCCGTCCGAGCGCGTCAAGCGAGGAGAGGGCCGAGTGTCTGCGCGTCAAGCGCGCCACCCTCCAGTCGCTGCCGCCGGACGTCTACCCGCACATCGTGGAGATGGCGGGCCCTCTCATCGACGGCGGCACGACCGAGCTCTACGACACCTTCGGCGTCGACATCCTGATGACCGGCATCGAGACCATGGCGGCCCGCCTCCGTACGGGCTGA
- a CDS encoding MFS transporter: MTDNRKWWALGAISLATFMTYLDNNVVNVALPTIQRDLGLSISGLEWIVSGYILVFAGLMLTGGRLADVFGRRRIFMIGLGVFTAASFAAGLATDGTGLIAARALQGVGAAFLAPTALALLTSIFPDTRERATAVGLWSAVGALALALGPLTGGFISERWHWGWIYLINVPIGIVTLGLGLWAIRVAPQDRVRHSLDVPGLVTSGLALSALTYGLIEGDGAGWTSAEILVAFGLAAGFAAVFAVIETRSHEPMIDLSLFRSRVFSGGLLSMGLWSFGVFGIYFFTALYLQNALGFSPMEAGLSFVPMALVMAVTAAVAQRISRVLGTARTVAAGLLLMAVAVFGISFIGQDGSFGDLLPWFLAYGLGGGMLVPLTTAILNTLPAGRTGVASGVLNISREIFGLLGVTVLGAILNGRQSSILQGGAEPLTAFLEAYRFTLVIAAVIVLVGVPVSLFSLRSPTAPRDPGGAETTGERLAVPAA; the protein is encoded by the coding sequence GTGACGGACAACCGCAAGTGGTGGGCTTTGGGAGCGATCTCGCTGGCCACCTTCATGACCTATCTGGACAACAACGTGGTCAACGTCGCGCTACCGACGATCCAGCGGGACCTCGGGTTGAGCATCTCGGGCCTGGAATGGATCGTGAGCGGTTACATCCTGGTCTTCGCCGGGCTGATGCTGACCGGCGGGCGCCTGGCGGACGTCTTCGGCCGGCGGCGGATCTTCATGATCGGGCTCGGTGTGTTCACCGCGGCGTCGTTCGCCGCCGGACTGGCCACGGACGGCACGGGCCTGATCGCCGCCCGGGCGCTCCAGGGCGTCGGCGCCGCGTTCCTCGCGCCCACCGCGCTCGCCCTGCTCACCTCGATCTTCCCCGACACCCGGGAGCGGGCGACGGCGGTCGGACTGTGGAGCGCGGTCGGCGCGCTGGCCCTGGCCCTCGGCCCACTGACCGGCGGGTTCATCAGCGAGCGGTGGCACTGGGGGTGGATCTACCTGATCAACGTGCCGATCGGGATCGTGACCCTCGGGCTCGGCCTGTGGGCGATCCGGGTGGCCCCGCAGGACCGCGTACGGCACAGCCTGGACGTTCCCGGCCTGGTGACGTCGGGCCTGGCGCTGTCCGCGCTGACCTACGGGCTCATCGAGGGCGACGGGGCCGGGTGGACCTCAGCGGAGATCCTGGTCGCGTTCGGCCTGGCGGCGGGGTTCGCGGCGGTGTTCGCGGTGATCGAGACCAGGAGCCACGAGCCGATGATCGACCTGTCGCTGTTCCGGTCCCGGGTGTTCAGCGGGGGCCTGCTGTCGATGGGGCTGTGGTCGTTCGGGGTCTTCGGGATCTACTTCTTCACCGCGCTGTACCTGCAGAACGCGCTGGGCTTCTCGCCGATGGAGGCCGGGCTCTCGTTCGTGCCGATGGCGCTGGTGATGGCCGTGACCGCGGCCGTCGCCCAGCGGATCAGCCGGGTCCTGGGAACCGCGCGGACCGTGGCCGCCGGGCTCCTGCTGATGGCCGTGGCGGTGTTCGGCATCTCCTTCATCGGACAGGACGGCTCGTTCGGTGACCTGCTGCCCTGGTTCCTGGCCTACGGGCTGGGCGGCGGGATGCTCGTGCCCCTCACCACGGCCATCCTGAACACGCTCCCCGCCGGCCGGACCGGGGTGGCCTCGGGTGTGCTGAACATCTCACGGGAGATCTTCGGTCTGCTCGGGGTCACCGTCCTCGGGGCGATCCTCAACGGCAGGCAGAGCTCGATCCTCCAGGGCGGCGCCGAGCCGCTGACGGCCTTCCTGGAGGCCTACCGGTTCACCCTGGTCATCGCCGCGGTCATCGTGCTGGTGGGCGTGCCGGTCAGCCTCTTCTCCCTGCGCTCCCCCACGGCCCCGCGGGATCCCGGCGGCGCGGAGACCACCGGCGAGCGCCTCGCCGTACCGGCGGCATGA
- a CDS encoding sterol carrier family protein, whose translation MPPHKPDPAKVRAALDAQLSALDEPSYDGPGDLAALLAACVPVVLRVYERQIRPEREIARFAVRHLLDRLAAAAPGRTVEVRVPPYAAVQCVEGPRHTRGTPPNVVETDARTWLELATGRLVWAEAVATGKVTASGARADLSDHLPVL comes from the coding sequence GTGCCACCTCACAAGCCTGATCCCGCCAAGGTCCGCGCCGCGTTGGACGCCCAGTTGAGCGCCCTCGACGAACCGTCCTACGACGGGCCCGGAGACCTTGCGGCCCTGCTGGCGGCGTGCGTGCCGGTGGTGCTGCGGGTCTACGAGCGGCAGATCCGGCCTGAGCGGGAGATCGCGCGCTTCGCCGTACGGCACCTGCTGGACCGGCTGGCGGCGGCGGCTCCCGGACGGACCGTCGAGGTGCGGGTCCCCCCGTATGCCGCGGTGCAGTGTGTGGAAGGTCCCCGGCACACGCGGGGCACCCCGCCGAACGTGGTGGAGACCGACGCCCGGACCTGGCTGGAGCTGGCCACCGGCCGGCTGGTGTGGGCCGAGGCGGTGGCGACGGGAAAGGTCACCGCGAGCGGTGCCCGGGCCGACCTGTCGGACCATCTGCCCGTCCTGTAG
- a CDS encoding DUF4190 domain-containing protein, which translates to MPTAPEVPRPVQADPGGTGSGGADQGGTARDGTDASPPPYPIPGAPPPAYPGWESASDTPAPPGGPYGGPAPGAHRGPAGDDFSTGNPPGTSPYGPYGSVPPSGAPAGAPAGPSQQPPPYAASPGGPPYPPQGNLAYPSGQPYQGQPPPYPGYPGGTPYPPPPGSDWSRRQGGGLGTTALVLGIVSLFLLVVCGLGVLTAIAGLIVGIVAVVKNSNRGRAWVGIVLSALTLIIAAVLLSWLYSRIGDCAGLPAELQQRCIEQRLGVQIQSNP; encoded by the coding sequence GTGCCGACCGCGCCGGAGGTTCCCCGGCCGGTCCAGGCCGATCCGGGCGGTACGGGTTCGGGCGGGGCGGATCAGGGCGGTACGGCCCGGGACGGCACGGACGCCTCCCCGCCCCCCTATCCGATCCCCGGCGCCCCTCCGCCCGCCTACCCGGGCTGGGAGAGTGCCTCGGACACGCCGGCACCACCGGGCGGCCCGTACGGCGGGCCCGCCCCGGGCGCCCATCGGGGGCCCGCGGGTGACGACTTCTCCACCGGGAACCCTCCCGGGACGAGTCCCTACGGTCCCTACGGGTCCGTTCCCCCCAGTGGCGCGCCCGCGGGCGCGCCGGCTGGCCCGTCCCAGCAGCCACCGCCCTATGCGGCGTCGCCAGGCGGCCCGCCCTATCCGCCACAGGGCAACCTGGCCTATCCGTCGGGCCAGCCGTACCAGGGGCAGCCGCCGCCCTATCCGGGCTATCCGGGCGGCACACCGTACCCGCCGCCGCCGGGGAGCGACTGGTCGCGCAGGCAGGGGGGAGGTCTCGGCACCACCGCGCTCGTACTCGGCATCGTGAGCCTCTTCCTGCTCGTCGTGTGCGGCCTCGGCGTGCTGACGGCCATAGCAGGGCTGATCGTCGGCATCGTCGCGGTCGTCAAGAACTCCAACCGTGGCCGGGCCTGGGTGGGCATCGTGCTGAGCGCCCTGACTCTGATCATCGCCGCGGTGTTGCTGAGCTGGCTCTACAGCAGGATCGGCGACTGCGCCGGTCTGCCGGCCGAGCTTCAGCAGCGCTGCATCGAGCAGAGGTTGGGCGTGCAGATCCAGAGCAACCCCTGA